A genomic stretch from Aerococcaceae bacterium zg-1292 includes:
- the sppA gene encoding signal peptide peptidase SppA, protein MTFLWSLLADIIAFILLVIIVAVVGFVIYQKVKKKDKKLPVEDAKIVVLDTKVVLEQSPLAKVSSDTTIKMETLKKALTALGDDEQIDEVAIDLADFVLSPAQIFELEPYFERLRQQKTVVAYGTELSTLTMYLTALLASKVCLLDSNNTDFSLQFKQSYHPYYKQMLEKIGITLHILHIGSYKGTGEEYELDSMSPEKRESLDKINRAWLDYICQRVSEKRQMEFREPLLAGQWYMENVKQAVADGIVDELVAYQAMPRADEGDAVSIKRYADTLPKEKKLKKKAAAKQDKLIVLPLEGVIGKGHQQINSDTLYSQLKQLKELDNIKGIVLAINSPGGSALESEKMYQRLKSLDVPVYAWMQDVAASGGYYIASAAEKIMATDTSLVGSIGVVAMLPEMSAIAEKVGINLESYNLSQYEQLHPLTPLSSTNKAKLLSRMHDVYREFKARVMVARHMDDATLEPLAQGKVYLGQQAQAIGLVDQLATLDETIKALAKAVDIDDYVVKIIAPKQDLKSEIRQTIGGLSAELVATLDLLSGAETIQTYEPYRLND, encoded by the coding sequence ATGACATTTTTATGGAGTTTATTAGCGGATATTATCGCCTTTATCTTATTGGTGATAATCGTTGCAGTAGTTGGTTTTGTAATCTATCAAAAAGTGAAGAAGAAAGATAAAAAATTGCCGGTTGAAGACGCTAAAATTGTGGTTTTAGATACGAAAGTCGTACTTGAACAGTCGCCTTTGGCAAAAGTGAGTTCTGATACTACCATCAAAATGGAGACACTAAAAAAAGCGTTAACCGCTTTAGGAGATGATGAACAGATTGATGAAGTTGCGATTGATTTAGCTGATTTTGTGCTGAGTCCGGCACAAATCTTTGAATTAGAACCATATTTTGAGCGGTTGCGTCAGCAAAAAACAGTTGTTGCTTACGGGACAGAATTATCCACGCTCACCATGTATTTGACTGCCTTATTGGCAAGCAAGGTGTGCCTACTGGATTCGAATAATACAGACTTTTCACTGCAATTCAAACAATCGTATCATCCATACTACAAGCAAATGCTAGAAAAAATCGGTATAACCTTACATATTTTACACATTGGCAGCTACAAAGGAACAGGTGAAGAATACGAATTAGACAGCATGAGTCCGGAAAAACGGGAGTCCTTAGATAAAATCAATCGAGCGTGGTTAGACTATATTTGCCAGCGTGTAAGTGAAAAGCGGCAAATGGAGTTCCGTGAGCCATTACTGGCAGGTCAGTGGTATATGGAAAATGTAAAACAAGCAGTAGCAGACGGCATTGTTGACGAATTAGTGGCATATCAAGCAATGCCACGTGCGGATGAAGGCGACGCAGTATCTATCAAACGCTATGCAGACACCTTGCCGAAAGAGAAAAAGTTGAAAAAGAAAGCAGCAGCTAAGCAAGATAAATTGATTGTGTTGCCGTTAGAAGGTGTCATTGGTAAAGGGCATCAACAAATCAACAGCGACACACTCTATTCGCAATTAAAACAATTGAAAGAATTAGATAATATCAAAGGCATCGTTTTAGCCATCAATTCGCCTGGAGGTAGTGCGTTGGAATCTGAAAAGATGTATCAACGACTTAAAAGTTTGGATGTGCCAGTCTATGCATGGATGCAAGATGTCGCAGCGAGTGGCGGCTATTATATAGCCAGTGCTGCTGAAAAAATAATGGCTACCGATACATCATTAGTCGGTTCGATAGGTGTCGTAGCAATGTTACCGGAAATGAGTGCCATCGCTGAAAAAGTGGGGATTAATCTGGAGTCGTATAATCTATCACAATACGAACAACTACACCCATTGACACCATTATCGTCAACTAACAAAGCTAAATTATTATCACGGATGCACGATGTTTATCGAGAATTCAAAGCACGTGTCATGGTCGCCCGGCACATGGATGATGCCACACTCGAGCCACTTGCTCAAGGCAAGGTCTATCTCGGACAGCAAGCGCAAGCGATTGGCTTAGTTGACCAATTAGCTACACTGGACGAGACGATAAAAGCTCTTGCTAAAGCTGTTGATATTGACGATTATGTTGTTAAAATCATCGCACCTAAACAGGATTTAAAATCAGAGATTCGTCAAACAATCGGCGGACTATCTGCTGAATTAGTGGCGACTTTAGACTTATTAAGTGGCGCTGAAACAATTCAAACGTATGAACCGTATCGTTTGAATGATTAA
- the lysS gene encoding lysine--tRNA ligase yields the protein MSEHEIQETLNDQLIARREKMAEMEQTEGVHPFAAGFTRTYTSKQIIDGYNHLDKATIDEGDKIIVSVAGRLVSKRGKGKAGFAHILDMDGKIQLYVRQDSVGETAYPWFKVADLGDIVGVTGYLFKTNTGELSVWATEFVPLTKALRPLPDKYHGLTNVEQRYRQRYLDLISNEESRARFVNRSKILREIRHYLDELGYLEVETPTLHNLAGGASARPFITHHNALDMELYLRIALELHLKRLVVGGMEKVYEIGRVFRNEGIDTTHNPEFTMIEVYTAYTVYTDIMDLTEGLIRSVAERVLGTATLEYDGQTIELGKPWARRHMVDLIKEATGVDFWQPMTYEEAKALATEHHVEVNDHDNTVGHIINNFFETHCEEKCVQPTFVYGHPVEISPLARKNEEDPRFTDRFELFIVGKEYANAFTELTDPIDQRERFEAQIEEKNAGNDEAHPLDEDFLEALEYGMPPTGGLGIGIDRLVMLLTDSQSIRDVLLFPTLRNA from the coding sequence GTGAGTGAACACGAAATTCAAGAAACATTAAATGACCAATTAATTGCCAGACGTGAGAAAATGGCAGAAATGGAACAAACAGAAGGTGTCCATCCGTTTGCGGCAGGTTTTACAAGAACGTATACCTCCAAACAAATTATTGATGGCTATAATCATTTGGATAAAGCTACTATTGATGAAGGGGATAAAATTATCGTATCTGTAGCTGGACGTTTAGTATCTAAGCGCGGAAAAGGGAAAGCTGGTTTTGCTCATATTTTAGATATGGATGGCAAAATTCAATTATATGTTCGCCAGGATAGTGTAGGAGAAACAGCTTATCCATGGTTTAAAGTTGCAGACTTAGGTGATATTGTGGGTGTCACAGGATACTTATTCAAGACAAATACTGGTGAATTATCCGTATGGGCGACTGAATTTGTACCGTTGACGAAAGCATTGCGTCCATTACCTGATAAATATCATGGCTTAACCAATGTGGAGCAACGTTACCGTCAACGTTACTTAGACTTGATTAGTAACGAAGAGAGCCGTGCACGCTTTGTGAATCGCTCAAAAATTTTACGTGAGATTCGTCATTACTTAGATGAGTTAGGTTACTTAGAAGTGGAAACACCAACATTACATAACTTAGCAGGTGGTGCGAGTGCGCGTCCGTTTATCACGCATCACAATGCTTTGGACATGGAATTGTACTTACGTATCGCATTGGAATTACATTTAAAACGTCTGGTTGTCGGCGGTATGGAAAAAGTATATGAAATTGGACGTGTGTTCCGTAATGAAGGCATTGATACCACTCATAACCCTGAGTTTACGATGATTGAAGTTTATACGGCATATACTGTGTATACAGATATTATGGATTTAACAGAAGGGCTTATCCGCAGTGTTGCTGAACGTGTATTAGGTACTGCAACATTAGAATACGATGGTCAAACGATTGAATTAGGTAAACCATGGGCACGTCGTCATATGGTTGACTTAATTAAAGAAGCCACTGGCGTTGATTTCTGGCAACCAATGACTTATGAAGAAGCTAAAGCATTAGCTACAGAGCATCATGTTGAAGTCAATGACCATGACAATACTGTCGGTCACATTATTAACAATTTCTTTGAAACACACTGCGAAGAAAAATGTGTGCAACCAACCTTTGTTTATGGACATCCAGTAGAAATCTCTCCATTAGCCCGTAAAAATGAAGAAGACCCACGCTTTACGGACCGGTTTGAATTATTCATTGTCGGTAAAGAGTATGCCAACGCCTTCACTGAGTTAACTGACCCAATCGACCAACGTGAACGGTTTGAAGCGCAAATCGAAGAGAAAAATGCAGGTAATGACGAAGCGCATCCATTGGATGAAGACTTCTTAGAAGCATTAGAATATGGTATGCCACCAACCGGCGGTTTAGGTATTGGTATCGACCGCTTAGTCATGCTATTAACCGACTCACAATCTATTCGAGACGTCTTGTTATTCCCAACATTACGGAATGCATAA
- a CDS encoding helix-turn-helix transcriptional regulator gives MLDYNKKIKELRLQQNMTQSDLAEGITNQSIISKIEKGLLSPDIELLQQICNRLNISLTTLLNDNNSYLTISTDYIESLLDKRDYVNLEIYLSTLNTSSLSPNQSNYLEWLNLIVRLTCYKEIEPVIDKANQLINTLSINNNKFNIELKINLFLLIAIAYEKLDDFYQSKNVLIEAYSYSQLPIVEWKLNHKILYALTRVYYKLEQYEESYQFGLDALEITASNNSLLYLEDILLALAHASYRLDMLEESKEYINKAELIAQLKLNDRNLKQVHLFRNKNLKK, from the coding sequence ATGTTAGATTATAATAAAAAAATCAAAGAGTTACGCCTTCAGCAAAATATGACACAAAGTGACTTAGCTGAGGGAATAACTAATCAAAGCATTATTTCAAAAATTGAAAAAGGTCTATTAAGTCCTGATATTGAATTATTACAGCAAATATGTAATCGATTAAATATCTCACTTACTACTTTATTAAATGATAATAATTCATATTTAACGATTAGTACCGATTATATCGAATCCTTATTAGACAAACGAGATTATGTTAATTTGGAAATATACCTTTCAACATTAAACACATCCTCTCTTTCACCTAATCAGTCTAATTATCTTGAATGGCTTAATTTAATTGTTCGATTAACATGTTACAAAGAAATTGAACCTGTAATCGACAAAGCAAATCAGTTAATCAACACACTCAGTATTAATAACAATAAATTCAATATCGAATTAAAAATAAATCTGTTTTTATTAATTGCGATTGCTTATGAAAAACTTGATGATTTTTATCAATCCAAAAATGTTCTTATCGAAGCTTATTCCTATTCACAACTTCCTATTGTCGAATGGAAACTGAATCATAAAATATTGTACGCTTTAACACGTGTTTACTATAAGTTAGAACAATACGAGGAAAGTTATCAATTCGGACTAGATGCACTTGAAATAACCGCTTCGAATAATAGTCTTCTTTATTTAGAAGATATTCTCTTAGCACTCGCTCACGCTTCGTATAGACTAGATATGTTGGAAGAATCCAAGGAATATATCAATAAAGCTGAATTAATTGCTCAATTAAAATTAAATGACCGCAATCTTAAACAAGTACACTTGTTCCGAAATAAAAATTTAAAGAAATAA
- a CDS encoding sortase → MRVVKKLLRLIAVVCWLAAAFYANQNIQESQQAGKVSRMIYQELVATAQPAMTSESSSMGVLSVDGQQYIGYLQIPALKMNLPVGAEFSYEQLKQTPTRFQGSYYDKDMIVCAHNYLSHFAELESLRPGDEIKFKNVSGQVFRYQVTNIEILAPDQLADLVKKGDWDLTLFTCTFDTLNRVVIRAAQI, encoded by the coding sequence GTGCGAGTAGTCAAAAAACTGTTGCGACTCATTGCAGTGGTGTGTTGGCTCGCGGCAGCCTTTTACGCGAATCAAAATATTCAAGAGAGTCAGCAAGCCGGTAAGGTCTCTAGAATGATTTATCAAGAACTCGTAGCAACGGCACAACCTGCCATGACATCCGAATCGTCATCAATGGGTGTATTATCAGTTGATGGTCAGCAATATATCGGGTATTTGCAAATACCTGCATTAAAGATGAATTTACCGGTAGGAGCTGAATTCAGTTATGAACAGTTAAAGCAGACACCGACACGTTTTCAAGGTTCTTATTATGATAAAGATATGATTGTGTGTGCGCATAATTATTTATCCCACTTTGCCGAGTTGGAGTCGCTCCGGCCTGGTGATGAAATTAAGTTTAAAAATGTATCAGGACAAGTGTTTCGCTATCAAGTGACCAATATTGAAATCTTAGCCCCTGACCAATTAGCCGACCTTGTTAAAAAAGGGGATTGGGACTTGACCTTGTTTACGTGTACTTTTGACACATTGAACCGTGTTGTTATACGAGCAGCACAAATTTAA
- a CDS encoding zinc metallopeptidase — protein sequence MYNYGFDTTYFLVIIGAMLVMYAQTRVKSTFNKFSEWETTNRVTGRQAAQTLLQASNIHNVSIEHIPGHLSDHYDSQNKVLRLSDATDQETSIAAVAVAAHECGHALQDAENYGFLRMRNAFVPIAQLGSSLSMPLLMIGLVMNLLSLVWLGIIAFSAALLFQIITLPVEFDASKRALVIMEQYHLVEPDEIPAAKKVLNAAAFTYIASTLNSALTLLRFILMAQRRRD from the coding sequence ATGTATAATTATGGATTTGATACTACGTATTTTTTAGTAATTATCGGTGCAATGTTAGTCATGTATGCACAAACAAGAGTTAAGTCTACGTTCAATAAGTTTAGTGAATGGGAGACGACGAATCGCGTGACTGGACGACAAGCTGCTCAAACCTTATTACAAGCAAGTAATATACATAATGTAAGCATCGAACATATTCCAGGACACTTATCCGACCATTATGATTCACAAAATAAAGTATTGCGCTTATCTGATGCGACCGACCAAGAAACATCCATTGCCGCAGTCGCCGTTGCAGCACACGAATGTGGTCATGCATTACAAGATGCTGAAAATTATGGCTTTTTACGAATGCGAAATGCCTTTGTCCCAATTGCACAACTCGGTTCAAGTTTGTCAATGCCATTATTAATGATTGGCTTAGTGATGAATTTATTATCTTTAGTGTGGTTAGGTATAATAGCATTTAGTGCCGCATTATTATTCCAAATCATTACCTTGCCTGTCGAATTTGATGCAAGCAAACGCGCGCTCGTCATCATGGAACAATATCACCTAGTTGAACCCGATGAAATACCAGCAGCCAAAAAAGTACTCAACGCAGCCGCATTCACCTACATTGCCAGCACACTCAACAGCGCCCTCACACTCTTACGCTTCATACTAATGGCACAAAGACGCCGCGATTAA
- a CDS encoding transposase, producing MQKLTLSIPHYQSSLKKLLAYWIRMTIRVMYDFENKKLVEVLPSRWKNYLLNYFAQIPLEHRNRVEYVCIDMYKNYKIVAQQYLKKATICVDSFHVIKNLNDSLDRIRVRIMRQFHSDFTEYYLLKQWKYLFFERKSDFHNRPQYNRKLKRYINKAQLLEKILEIDPILEKAYHLVDIYFNFNNTFLPFEEKMDDLMSIISEYQQSNIPELKQFSRTLYNWRVEICHSFILIDYRRISNVFTEASNGTIKDIMRNAKGMHSFTRARNRMMYVVNQDTWTLR from the coding sequence ATGCAGAAGCTAACGCTATCAATTCCACACTACCAAAGTTCATTAAAAAAATTACTCGCTTACTGGATAAGAATGACTATCAGGGTTATGTATGACTTCGAGAATAAGAAACTCGTTGAAGTTTTACCTAGCCGATGGAAAAATTACCTACTCAACTACTTTGCTCAGATTCCTTTAGAACATCGTAATCGAGTGGAATATGTCTGCATTGATATGTACAAAAACTATAAAATTGTCGCTCAACAATACCTTAAAAAAGCTACCATTTGCGTTGACTCCTTCCATGTCATCAAAAACTTAAACGATAGCTTAGATAGAATCAGAGTAAGAATAATGCGTCAATTTCATTCTGATTTTACTGAATATTATCTACTAAAACAATGGAAATATCTATTTTTCGAACGCAAATCTGATTTTCATAATCGTCCACAGTATAATCGCAAATTAAAACGATATATTAATAAAGCCCAATTATTGGAAAAGATATTAGAGATTGACCCAATATTAGAAAAAGCATATCACTTAGTCGATATATATTTTAATTTTAATAATACTTTTTTGCCTTTCGAAGAAAAAATGGATGATTTAATGAGTATCATTAGTGAATATCAACAGTCGAATATTCCAGAATTAAAACAGTTCAGTCGTACCTTGTACAATTGGAGAGTTGAAATATGTCATTCTTTTATCTTGATTGATTATCGTAGAATATCAAATGTTTTTACAGAAGCATCAAATGGTACTATAAAGGATATAATGCGTAATGCAAAGGGAATGCATTCTTTTACAAGAGCACGCAATCGTATGATGTATGTTGTTAATCAAGACACATGGACGTTAAGATAG
- a CDS encoding pyridoxamine 5'-phosphate oxidase family protein, which produces MKVNDILSILQKDMKAAVFATVDQEGKPHARYAHIGVANEQGIFFMTSPKTNFYQQLTHNQQVAITAMSQDDYLIQVIRIEGKVREIGRERLEEVLKDNPFVKHVYPTESDIAGVQVFHLYEGEGFYHSMTQGHKYVFKINEHASGAK; this is translated from the coding sequence GTGAAAGTGAATGACATTTTATCAATTTTACAAAAAGATATGAAAGCAGCAGTTTTTGCGACGGTGGACCAAGAAGGTAAGCCTCATGCGCGGTATGCTCATATTGGAGTTGCGAATGAACAAGGTATCTTCTTTATGACAAGTCCTAAAACGAATTTTTATCAACAATTGACGCATAATCAACAGGTAGCGATTACCGCAATGTCACAAGATGATTATTTAATTCAAGTGATTCGTATTGAAGGTAAAGTGAGAGAAATTGGTCGCGAACGTTTGGAAGAAGTATTAAAAGATAATCCATTTGTGAAACATGTCTATCCAACGGAAAGTGATATTGCTGGTGTACAAGTATTTCATTTATATGAAGGTGAAGGCTTCTATCATAGTATGACACAAGGGCATAAATATGTCTTTAAGATTAATGAGCATGCTTCAGGAGCGAAATAG
- a CDS encoding SpaH/EbpB family LPXTG-anchored major pilin: MKFRKLILTAAVVLSTFSPVGFNSVAQAADDATITVKDTQKGATYKLYKVFDATTDGDAVSYTIPEGKSIADAPGFNNFFETYNQGGKTYVELKAGVSQADVTKWVQDLKGTDYVTEVGAPVTEDGVDTEVLFSALAYGYYLVDSTASNPALAMVTSAYPNGIVREKNTIPGWDKGDGEGQGGKSINEKSFNVGEMAEYTVTYQNAMNYNKQEKVYQYVIEDTMPNGVEFDKSSVKVEVNEETLTEGTGEKNYTLEETDSGFKITVPWAKTHEEKGKSEDDEDFFYSSKSTIKVTYKAKVLEEATEGFANPNINTVTVKPNTQQEAPVQKAEFYSGQITINKVDEKGNPLSGAEFAIKNDKGYLKKTEEGHTWVSDIENADKFKTENDGQVVVSGLKAGVYQIHETKAPDGYNILEKPTVVELKVAQGGLMATARVENKKGVELPSTGGMGTTIFYVIGGTLVVGAVVFLVAKRKVESE; the protein is encoded by the coding sequence ATGAAATTTAGAAAACTCATTTTGACAGCAGCCGTGGTACTAAGTACCTTTTCACCAGTAGGATTTAATTCAGTTGCTCAAGCAGCAGATGATGCGACGATTACTGTAAAAGATACGCAAAAAGGTGCGACTTATAAATTGTATAAAGTTTTTGATGCGACAACAGATGGAGATGCGGTGTCATATACTATTCCTGAAGGAAAATCAATTGCTGATGCACCTGGGTTTAATAATTTTTTTGAAACGTATAATCAAGGGGGTAAAACTTACGTAGAGCTAAAAGCTGGTGTATCCCAAGCGGATGTGACAAAATGGGTACAAGACTTGAAAGGAACAGACTATGTAACAGAAGTAGGCGCTCCAGTTACAGAAGATGGTGTCGATACAGAAGTGTTATTTTCTGCTCTTGCATATGGGTATTATTTAGTTGACTCTACTGCAAGTAACCCAGCGTTAGCAATGGTCACTTCAGCTTATCCAAATGGTATTGTTCGTGAGAAAAATACTATACCAGGATGGGACAAAGGTGACGGAGAAGGTCAAGGTGGCAAAAGTATTAACGAAAAATCTTTTAATGTCGGCGAAATGGCAGAGTATACAGTTACATATCAAAATGCAATGAATTACAACAAACAAGAAAAAGTTTATCAATATGTTATTGAGGATACGATGCCAAATGGAGTGGAATTTGATAAAAGTTCAGTAAAGGTTGAAGTAAATGAAGAAACATTGACTGAGGGAACCGGAGAAAAGAACTATACTCTTGAAGAAACAGATTCAGGTTTCAAAATAACAGTACCGTGGGCTAAGACTCATGAGGAAAAAGGAAAATCAGAGGACGATGAAGATTTCTTTTATTCTTCTAAATCAACAATTAAAGTAACATATAAAGCAAAAGTACTAGAAGAAGCAACAGAAGGTTTTGCTAATCCAAATATTAACACGGTAACAGTTAAGCCGAACACACAACAAGAAGCGCCAGTACAAAAAGCTGAATTCTATAGTGGTCAAATTACAATCAACAAAGTGGATGAAAAAGGGAATCCACTGAGTGGGGCAGAATTTGCTATTAAAAATGATAAAGGTTATTTGAAAAAAACCGAAGAAGGACATACCTGGGTAAGTGATATTGAAAATGCTGATAAATTTAAGACCGAAAATGATGGACAAGTAGTTGTTTCAGGTCTAAAAGCAGGAGTATATCAAATTCATGAAACAAAAGCACCAGATGGATATAACATTTTAGAAAAACCTACTGTAGTTGAGTTAAAAGTTGCTCAAGGTGGTTTAATGGCCACTGCCAGAGTTGAAAACAAAAAAGGTGTAGAATTACCGTCTACCGGTGGTATGGGTACAACCATCTTCTATGTGATTGGTGGTACATTAGTTGTCGGTGCAGTAGTATTCTTAGTAGCAAAACGTAAAGTAGAATCAGAGTAA
- a CDS encoding 50S ribosome-binding GTPase — MKLWQRIAKRKVDRALANELLDKAKKEVEKMPPINILVAGKTGSGKSTLINALFRDNIAKTGVGMPVTQHVERLTKEGVPLTLFDTKGLELTASSQQEVLKSFAHLINHQRSLGDDKAIHIVYYCINATMARIEPLEIEIIQALAKELPVILVLTQSIGEDSKQFYHYVKDMALPVKAVVPILAKEYVIAKQTKIASYGLQTLIDWTLKIIPSKAHQAFINAQQIDMERKINSARSWAKKYVTTSFGVGFMPIPVSDATVLVPMQITMLGHITAIFGLSLDKAQIVSLLAGIGGTGGVTMLGKYMVGNVLKLFPGAGTVAGGFISGATASSLTIALAYSYIEVLRRISEAEQMGRDLKLNELQRIMNQSLEEQLKVASQFIPAAMKEQLPEWLHGFLNQESK; from the coding sequence ATGAAGTTATGGCAACGAATTGCTAAACGCAAAGTCGACCGAGCATTAGCTAATGAGCTCTTAGACAAAGCCAAAAAAGAAGTTGAAAAAATGCCGCCGATTAATATTTTAGTCGCTGGAAAGACAGGTAGTGGTAAAAGTACCTTAATCAATGCACTGTTTCGTGATAATATTGCCAAAACAGGTGTCGGGATGCCGGTCACTCAGCACGTTGAGCGCCTTACCAAGGAGGGTGTGCCGCTCACACTTTTTGACACGAAAGGTTTAGAATTAACAGCTAGTAGTCAACAAGAAGTATTGAAAAGTTTCGCTCACCTAATCAATCATCAGCGCTCATTAGGTGATGATAAAGCGATTCATATTGTCTACTATTGTATTAATGCTACCATGGCACGGATTGAGCCGCTTGAGATTGAAATCATTCAAGCACTCGCTAAAGAGTTGCCGGTTATTTTAGTACTGACTCAATCGATTGGTGAAGATTCGAAACAATTTTATCACTATGTGAAAGATATGGCACTGCCAGTCAAAGCAGTCGTACCGATTTTAGCAAAAGAATACGTCATTGCTAAGCAAACAAAAATCGCTAGTTATGGGTTGCAGACACTGATTGACTGGACGTTAAAAATTATTCCATCAAAAGCGCATCAGGCTTTTATCAACGCCCAACAAATCGATATGGAACGAAAAATAAATAGTGCGAGAAGTTGGGCGAAAAAATATGTTACCACTTCCTTCGGTGTCGGCTTTATGCCAATTCCAGTATCGGACGCAACGGTATTAGTACCAATGCAAATCACGATGCTCGGACATATCACTGCTATTTTCGGTTTATCATTAGATAAGGCACAAATCGTCAGTTTATTAGCAGGGATTGGTGGTACCGGTGGTGTGACCATGTTAGGTAAATATATGGTAGGTAATGTATTAAAACTATTTCCTGGTGCTGGAACTGTTGCGGGTGGCTTTATTAGTGGTGCTACTGCCAGCAGTTTAACCATTGCTTTAGCCTATAGCTATATCGAAGTCTTACGCCGTATTTCAGAAGCGGAGCAAATGGGGCGCGATTTAAAATTAAATGAGTTACAACGAATTATGAACCAATCACTGGAAGAACAATTAAAAGTTGCATCTCAATTCATACCAGCAGCGATGAAGGAGCAGTTACCTGAGTGGCTACATGGCTTTCTCAATCAAGAATCGAAATAG
- a CDS encoding ATP-binding cassette domain-containing protein, giving the protein MEALIQVKNATKYFKKKRVFESVHLEVKQGEIIGIVGKNGSGKTILFKTILGFLPLNDGEVIVNGEVVGKDIDIPKDVGIMIENPGFLYNKSAFDNLKLLALINNKISDQEINEAIEKVGLDAANKDNVSTYSLGMRQRLGIAQAIMEKPAVLILDEPLNGLDSSGVEEMRQLLLDIKESGTAILLTSHNKEDIKVLCDQVYKFEDGFLLAETTE; this is encoded by the coding sequence ATGGAAGCGTTGATACAAGTAAAAAATGCGACAAAGTATTTTAAAAAGAAGCGAGTTTTTGAGTCGGTTCATTTGGAAGTAAAACAGGGTGAAATTATTGGAATCGTCGGGAAAAACGGTAGTGGGAAGACGATATTATTTAAGACAATATTAGGTTTTTTACCATTGAATGATGGCGAAGTGATTGTTAATGGAGAGGTTGTCGGAAAAGATATAGATATTCCCAAAGATGTGGGGATTATGATTGAGAATCCAGGGTTTTTGTACAATAAGTCAGCATTTGATAATTTGAAATTGTTAGCACTTATCAATAATAAAATATCTGACCAGGAGATTAATGAAGCCATTGAAAAAGTTGGGCTGGATGCTGCTAACAAAGACAATGTTTCGACTTATTCATTAGGGATGAGACAACGCTTAGGGATTGCTCAAGCGATTATGGAGAAACCAGCGGTGCTTATTTTAGACGAGCCTTTGAATGGGCTGGATAGCTCGGGTGTCGAGGAGATGCGACAATTACTGCTTGATATTAAAGAATCAGGCACTGCCATCTTGTTAACGTCTCATAATAAGGAAGATATTAAAGTGTTATGTGACCAAGTCTATAAATTTGAAGATGGCTTTTTGTTGGCGGAGACAACGGAGTAA
- a CDS encoding class C sortase, whose protein sequence is MKKQDLTTKLLIVSLVVGLGLIAYPTVANWWNAFHQSRAIMDYETAISQMSNEKYQQLLNEAKAYNQQISEQGINWVLSDAERDRYNKILNVDGHGNMGYISIPKIKVNLPLYHGVSEAVLQSAIGHIEGSSLPVGGQTSHSIVSGHRGLPSSRLFTDLDRLQVGDRWTVSILNETHTYEVDQIKTVTPNDFQFLQLEPDQDLMTLVTCTPYGVNTHRLLIRGHRVENENGNAMVVAEAIQIRAIFIAPFLALPLLIILFIGFLSLSKKRQARRIAEQRVRKRLNQNQ, encoded by the coding sequence CTGAAAAAACAGGATTTAACCACTAAATTATTAATTGTTTCATTAGTTGTCGGATTAGGGCTAATCGCCTATCCAACAGTAGCCAATTGGTGGAATGCCTTCCATCAGTCGCGCGCCATTATGGATTATGAAACAGCTATTTCGCAAATGAGCAATGAAAAGTATCAGCAATTATTAAATGAAGCTAAAGCGTATAATCAACAGATTAGCGAACAAGGGATTAATTGGGTGCTCAGTGATGCGGAACGAGACCGCTATAACAAAATCTTAAATGTTGACGGGCATGGTAATATGGGTTATATATCCATCCCTAAAATTAAAGTAAACTTGCCACTTTATCACGGTGTCAGTGAAGCGGTATTGCAATCAGCAATTGGTCATATTGAAGGCTCAAGTTTACCAGTCGGTGGACAAACGAGTCACTCCATTGTGTCCGGGCACCGCGGCTTACCATCATCACGTTTATTTACCGACTTAGACCGTCTACAAGTTGGCGACCGCTGGACTGTTTCCATCTTAAATGAAACACACACCTACGAAGTTGACCAAATCAAAACGGTCACACCTAATGATTTTCAATTTTTACAATTAGAACCCGACCAAGATTTAATGACACTTGTAACCTGTACACCGTACGGAGTCAATACGCATCGTCTGTTGATACGTGGACACCGTGTGGAAAATGAAAATGGGAATGCGATGGTCGTTGCTGAAGCTATCCAAATTCGTGCCATTTTTATTGCACCATTTTTAGCGTTGCCATTATTAATTATTTTATTCATAGGATTTTTATCATTAAGCAAAAAAAGACAGGCCAGACGTATCGCAGAACAACGTGTTCGCAAGCGATTGAATCAAAACCAGTAA